The stretch of DNA GCGCGACCCCGCCGGTGGCGGCTGTCGCGCCGCCGGCGCCGAGCGCAACGGCGACGGCCAGCAGGCCAAGCAGCGCCGTCCGTCGGTCGACGGTACCCACGGAGTGGGCGACCTCCCAGCGCGCGATCCGGGCGATCTTGCGGAGGCGTCGGCGCGGGTCGCGGACGCGTCGGTCGTCGTCGCCGGTCACCGTGACCCCTCACGTCCCCGTGACTCGGCGGTCCGCCCGCTCCGGCGGTGTTCGCTTCGCTTCCCGGTGAGTTCGAGGAACACGTCTTCGAGGCTCGGCTCGTCGGTGCGCACGTCGATCACTTCGCCGCCGGCTTCCTCCACTCGCTCGCGGACCGCGTCGGCAGCGTCGAGGCTCTCGACCTCGACGAGGTGGCGGTCGCCCGCGAGCTCGCTCTCGGGCAGTTCGACCGTGGCGGAGACGCGATAGGTTGTCTGCCCGTGGGCCTCCCGGATCTCCGCGACGCCGCCGCGGGCGATAATCGCCCCCTCGTTCATCACGATCACGCGGTCACAGAGGTCGGCGACGTGGTAGAGGTTGTGCGCGCTGAACACCACGGTCTTCCCGTCGTCGGCCAACTCCCGGACGAACTGGAGCACCTCGTGGGTCGTCAGCGGATCGAGTCCGGAGGCGGGCTCGTCGTACACCAGCACGTCGGGGTCGTTCACCAGCGAGCGCGCGATCGCGACTTTCCGCTTCATCCCCTTCGACACGTCGCCGAGCCGCCGGTCGCGGTGTTCGAGGTCGAGGCGGTCGAGCGTCGACTCGATGCGCTGTTCCGCAGTGTCGCCGGGCACGTCGTAGAGGTCCGCGAAGAAGGAGAGATACGACCGGGCGGTCATGTTCTC from Halolamina sediminis encodes:
- a CDS encoding ABC transporter ATP-binding protein, with protein sequence MIRADGLEKRYGEFVAVAGSEFAAESGEIFGIVGPNGAGKTTTLKMLAGLVDPTAGEATVAGYDVDDPEMRRALGFLPEESPLYENMTARSYLSFFADLYDVPGDTAEQRIESTLDRLDLEHRDRRLGDVSKGMKRKVAIARSLVNDPDVLVYDEPASGLDPLTTHEVLQFVRELADDGKTVVFSAHNLYHVADLCDRVIVMNEGAIIARGGVAEIREAHGQTTYRVSATVELPESELAGDRHLVEVESLDAADAVRERVEEAGGEVIDVRTDEPSLEDVFLELTGKRSEHRRSGRTAESRGREGSR